Proteins found in one Chthoniobacterales bacterium genomic segment:
- the acs gene encoding acetate--CoA ligase, producing the protein MSTNVESHLVENRVFKPSREFSKAAGIGSLAEYRRLYESSIRRPDKFWAAQASELSWARKWTKTLEWKAPFAKWFVGGKLNASANCLDRHLTGPRRNKAAIIWEGEPGEKRTLTYHQLHREVCKFANVLKRNGVKKGDRVLVYLPLVPEATVTMLACARIGAVHSVVFGGFSADSIKDRLADSGAKVIVTADGGYRRGQTVTLKQSVDRAIEGNEAIERVIVLRRANIDIHIKEGRDVWWHREMDYVDANCPAVPLDSEHPLFILYTSGSTGKPKGILHTTGGYLTGAYTTTKFIFDLREDDVYWCTADVGWITGHSYLVYGPLANGATCVMYEGAPNWPEPDRFWEIIEQYGVTILYTAPTAIRAFIKWGDEWPEKHDLSSLRLLGTVGEPINPEAWMWYREKIGGGRCPIVDTWWQTETGAIMISPLPGATPAKPGTATLPFFGIDAAIVDDDGRELKHGEGGKLVIRKPWPSMLRTIFGDKPRYKKTYWSEVKGCYFTGDGARRDKDGYFWITGRMDDVLNVAGHRLGTAEVESALVAHEAVAEAAVVGRPDEIKGQGVVAFVTLKVGVAANHELKECLRRHVGEIIGPIAKPDEIRFADMLPKTRSGKIMRRLLKEVAGGGGVTGDTTTLEDLNVLARLGKADE; encoded by the coding sequence ATGAGCACCAACGTCGAGTCTCACCTCGTCGAAAACCGCGTCTTCAAGCCCTCCCGTGAATTCTCCAAGGCCGCCGGCATCGGCAGCCTCGCCGAATACAGGCGGCTCTACGAGTCCTCCATCAGGCGCCCGGATAAGTTCTGGGCCGCGCAGGCCAGCGAACTCAGCTGGGCCCGGAAATGGACGAAGACGCTGGAATGGAAGGCGCCTTTTGCAAAGTGGTTCGTTGGCGGAAAGTTGAACGCGAGCGCGAACTGCCTCGACCGCCACCTCACCGGCCCGCGCCGCAACAAAGCCGCGATCATCTGGGAGGGCGAGCCCGGCGAAAAGCGCACGCTCACCTACCACCAGCTCCATCGCGAGGTCTGCAAGTTCGCGAACGTCCTCAAGCGCAATGGCGTGAAGAAGGGCGACCGCGTGCTGGTCTACCTCCCGCTCGTCCCCGAGGCCACCGTCACGATGCTCGCCTGCGCCCGCATCGGCGCCGTGCACTCCGTCGTCTTCGGCGGCTTCAGCGCGGACAGCATCAAGGACCGCCTCGCCGACTCCGGCGCAAAGGTCATCGTCACCGCCGACGGCGGATATCGCCGCGGACAGACGGTCACCCTCAAGCAAAGCGTCGACCGCGCCATCGAGGGCAACGAGGCCATCGAGCGCGTCATCGTCCTCCGCCGCGCGAACATCGACATCCACATCAAGGAGGGCCGCGATGTCTGGTGGCATCGCGAGATGGATTACGTGGATGCGAACTGCCCGGCCGTCCCGCTCGATAGCGAGCACCCGCTCTTCATCCTTTATACGAGCGGCTCCACCGGGAAACCGAAGGGCATTCTCCACACCACCGGCGGCTACCTCACCGGCGCCTACACGACGACGAAGTTCATCTTCGACCTGCGCGAAGACGACGTTTACTGGTGCACGGCCGACGTCGGCTGGATCACCGGCCACAGCTATCTCGTCTACGGCCCCCTCGCAAATGGTGCGACCTGCGTGATGTATGAAGGCGCGCCGAACTGGCCGGAGCCCGACCGTTTCTGGGAAATCATCGAGCAATACGGCGTCACGATTCTCTACACCGCGCCGACCGCCATCCGCGCCTTCATCAAATGGGGTGACGAATGGCCCGAGAAGCACGACCTCTCCTCGCTGCGCCTGCTCGGCACCGTCGGCGAGCCAATCAATCCCGAGGCCTGGATGTGGTATCGCGAAAAAATTGGCGGCGGCCGCTGCCCCATCGTGGACACTTGGTGGCAGACGGAAACCGGCGCGATCATGATCTCCCCGCTCCCCGGCGCGACGCCCGCCAAGCCCGGCACGGCCACGCTGCCATTCTTTGGCATCGATGCGGCGATCGTCGACGACGACGGCCGGGAGCTGAAGCACGGGGAAGGCGGCAAGCTCGTCATCCGCAAGCCCTGGCCCTCGATGCTGCGCACGATCTTCGGCGACAAGCCGCGCTACAAGAAAACCTACTGGAGCGAGGTGAAGGGCTGCTACTTCACCGGCGACGGCGCCCGCCGCGACAAGGACGGCTATTTCTGGATCACCGGTCGCATGGACGACGTGCTCAACGTCGCCGGCCACCGTCTCGGCACCGCCGAGGTCGAGAGCGCGCTCGTCGCGCACGAAGCCGTGGCCGAGGCCGCGGTCGTCGGCCGGCCCGACGAAATCAAGGGCCAGGGCGTCGTCGCCTTCGTCACGCTCAAGGTCGGCGTCGCCGCGAACCACGAGCTCAAGGAATGCCTCCGCAGGCACGTCGGCGAAATCATCGGCCCGATCGCGAAGCCGGACGAAATTCGCTTTGCCGACATGCTGCCCAAGACGCGCAGCGGCAAGATCATGCGCCGCCTGCTCAAGGAAGTCGCCGGCGGGGGGGGCGTCACGGGCGATACGACCACGCTCGAGGATCTCAACGTCCTGGCCAGGCTCGGCAAGGCCGACGAATAA
- a CDS encoding DUF3817 domain-containing protein encodes MPAAHLLRLTTLAEGVSFLLLLGVAMPLKYAAGLPQAVIVVGWLHGVLFMGVCGLLAALVIRGGWPIGRAALVLLAALVPFGPFVIDGRLKHYESGH; translated from the coding sequence ATGCCTGCCGCTCATCTCCTGCGTCTCACCACCCTCGCCGAGGGCGTTTCCTTCCTGCTTCTGCTCGGCGTGGCCATGCCGCTCAAATATGCGGCCGGCCTGCCGCAGGCTGTGATTGTCGTCGGCTGGCTGCACGGCGTGCTTTTCATGGGCGTGTGCGGACTGCTGGCTGCGCTGGTGATCCGCGGCGGCTGGCCGATTGGGCGGGCGGCGCTGGTCCTTCTCGCGGCGCTCGTTCCCTTTGGGCCGTTCGTGATTGACGGCCGGCTGAAGCACTACGAGAGCGGGCACTGA
- a CDS encoding NADP-dependent isocitrate dehydrogenase has protein sequence MSKTPTIIYTKTDEAPLLATYSLLPIVQAFTKHSGIAVEVRDISLAGRILAAFDLVPDALAELGAWTLEPEANIIKLPNISASIPQLKAAIAELQARGYAIPDYPEAATTDAEKDAKARYDKVKGSAVNPVLREGNSDRRAPKAVKDYAKAHPHKMGAWSRDSQTEVATMGEFDFCSNEKSVTVPEATDVKIEFVAKDGAVTVLKEKTPLKAGEILDATFMSKNALVSFLADQIARAKVDGTLFSLHLKATMMKVSDPILFGHAVKVFFKDLIEKYADDIAALGVDFNNGFGDFVAKAATLPAEKQAAIKADLETLFRNSPAVAMVNSDKGITNLHVPSDVIVDASMPAMIREGGKMWNAAGKTQDTLAVIPDSCYAGVYQAVIDFCKANGALDPKTMGSVPNVGLMAQAAEEYGSHNKTFEIPADGTVTVTDAAGNVLITHEVEAGDVWRACQTKDAPVRDWVKLAVNRARATGVPAVFWLDKTRAHDAELLKKIELYLGDHDTAGLEFPVLAPADACKYSLERIVKGEDTISVTGNVLRDYLTDLFPILEVGTSAKMLSIVPLMNGGGLFETGAGGSAPKHVQQFVAENYLRWDSLGEFFALAPSFEHIAATFSLPKARVLADTLDAATGKFLENDRSPGRKLGTIDNRGSHFYLALYWAQALAAQDADAELKALFTPVAEALTANESKIVEELLAVQGSAVDIGGYYQPDDAKANAALRPSATFNGILATL, from the coding sequence ATGTCCAAGACGCCGACCATCATCTACACGAAGACCGACGAAGCCCCGCTCCTCGCGACCTATTCGCTGCTGCCCATCGTTCAGGCGTTCACGAAGCACAGCGGCATCGCCGTGGAAGTGCGCGACATCTCTCTCGCCGGGCGCATCCTCGCGGCCTTCGATCTCGTTCCCGACGCCCTCGCCGAACTCGGTGCGTGGACGCTCGAGCCCGAGGCGAACATCATCAAGCTACCGAACATCTCCGCCTCCATCCCGCAGCTGAAGGCCGCCATCGCCGAGCTGCAGGCCAGGGGCTACGCCATCCCCGATTATCCCGAGGCCGCGACCACCGACGCCGAGAAGGACGCCAAGGCCCGCTACGACAAGGTCAAGGGCTCGGCCGTGAACCCCGTCCTCCGTGAGGGCAACTCCGACCGCCGCGCGCCGAAGGCCGTGAAAGACTACGCCAAGGCCCACCCGCACAAGATGGGCGCCTGGAGCAGGGATTCGCAGACCGAGGTCGCGACGATGGGCGAGTTCGATTTTTGCTCGAACGAGAAATCCGTCACCGTGCCGGAGGCGACCGACGTGAAGATCGAATTCGTCGCAAAGGACGGCGCCGTGACCGTTCTCAAGGAGAAAACCCCGCTCAAGGCCGGCGAGATTCTCGACGCGACGTTCATGAGCAAGAATGCGCTCGTCTCCTTCCTCGCCGATCAGATCGCTCGCGCGAAGGTCGACGGCACGCTTTTCTCGCTCCACCTCAAGGCCACGATGATGAAGGTCTCGGACCCCATCCTCTTCGGCCACGCCGTGAAGGTTTTTTTCAAGGACCTCATCGAGAAATACGCGGACGACATCGCCGCCCTCGGCGTCGATTTCAACAATGGCTTCGGCGATTTTGTCGCAAAGGCCGCCACGCTGCCCGCGGAGAAGCAGGCCGCCATCAAGGCCGATCTCGAAACGCTGTTCAGAAACAGCCCCGCTGTCGCGATGGTGAATTCCGACAAGGGCATCACGAATCTCCACGTCCCGAGTGATGTGATCGTCGATGCCTCCATGCCCGCGATGATTCGCGAAGGCGGCAAGATGTGGAACGCTGCCGGCAAGACGCAGGACACCCTCGCGGTCATTCCCGACAGCTGCTACGCGGGCGTCTACCAGGCCGTCATCGACTTCTGCAAAGCCAACGGCGCCCTCGACCCGAAAACCATGGGCTCCGTGCCGAACGTCGGTCTCATGGCCCAGGCCGCCGAAGAATACGGCTCCCACAACAAGACCTTCGAAATCCCCGCCGACGGCACCGTGACGGTCACCGACGCCGCGGGCAACGTCCTCATCACGCACGAAGTCGAGGCCGGCGACGTCTGGCGTGCCTGCCAGACGAAGGATGCACCGGTCCGCGACTGGGTGAAACTCGCCGTGAACCGCGCCCGCGCCACCGGCGTCCCCGCCGTCTTCTGGCTCGACAAGACCCGCGCCCACGACGCCGAGCTTCTCAAGAAGATCGAGCTCTACCTCGGGGACCACGACACCGCCGGTCTCGAGTTCCCCGTCCTCGCACCCGCCGACGCCTGCAAATACAGCCTCGAGCGCATCGTGAAGGGTGAAGACACCATCAGCGTCACCGGCAACGTCCTCCGCGACTATCTCACGGACCTCTTCCCGATCCTCGAAGTCGGCACCAGCGCCAAGATGCTCTCGATCGTCCCGCTCATGAACGGCGGCGGCCTGTTCGAGACCGGCGCCGGCGGATCTGCGCCGAAGCACGTGCAGCAGTTCGTCGCGGAAAACTACCTCCGCTGGGATTCGCTCGGCGAATTCTTCGCCCTTGCCCCCAGCTTCGAGCACATCGCCGCCACCTTCAGCCTGCCGAAAGCCAGGGTCCTTGCCGACACGCTCGACGCCGCGACCGGCAAGTTCCTCGAGAACGACCGTTCGCCCGGCCGCAAACTCGGCACCATCGACAACCGCGGCAGCCACTTCTATCTCGCGCTCTACTGGGCCCAGGCCCTCGCCGCGCAGGACGCCGACGCCGAGCTGAAGGCCCTCTTCACGCCCGTCGCCGAAGCCCTCACCGCGAACGAGTCGAAAATCGTCGAGGAACTTCTCGCCGTGCAGGGCAGCGCCGTCGATATCGGCGGTTACTACCAGCCCGACGACGCGAAGGCCAACGCCGCCCTCCGCCCGAGCGCGACGTTCAACGGCATCCTCGCGACGCTGTAG